The nucleotide sequence CGTTTGAGTGCGATGTCCCGGTCGAAATTGGGGGGTCTCCCTCGTCGAGACATGCAATTTCCTCATATAAGCTTCTATATTTTGTAGTCAATATAACATAAAGATCTTGATCAATTTTGGCAAGCGCGATAGATTTTTGTAGTAGGTTTTATAAAAATACGCTCAAGCGAGAAGATTCTGACTTTGAAGGTTCCACATCCTTCATCAAGACTAGATCCACAGAGCTGTAAGGTGCTGTTGGGGCCTTTATTACAGTGACAGCATCATCTGTATGCTGGCGGAATGTTAGCCAATTTAGGCAGCGTGACATTCGTGCTGTAATTCGTCCTGGAACGATCGAGGAAGTTCAGGAGATCGTTAGGATCTTTAATCGCTTCAAGACTCATGCTGGACTGCACGCTATTAGCACGGGGCGCAACTGGGGATTGGGATCAGCACAACCGGCAACCGACGGTGTGGTCACGATAGATCTTCAACGTTTAAATGTGCTTCGTGAGATCGATTGCTCATCAGGGTGGGCGGTGATTGAATCCGGCCTCACACAGATAGAACTTGCACGTTTTTTGGTCGGTACTGATCGGATGCTGAATGTTACGGCATCCTCTGGCCACACTAGCGTGGTTGGAAATGCACTTGATCGTGGTGTTGGTCTGCGTCGTCAGCGGATTGATGATCTCGCCGGGCTGGAGGTTGTGTTACCGGATGGTGAAGTAGTCAAAGTGGGGTGGTGGCCGGATGAATCCAGGAAAACTGCCGTCAATCCGTATGGGCTTGGACCTGCTTTATTGCATCTGTTCACACAGTCGAATCTTGGGATTGTGACTGCGGCTGTCATCAAACTGCTCCCACGGCCAGAGAGGCAGTGTATTCTGAGATTGACTTTTCCTCGGGAGAACCTTCAAGCAGCGATTGCAGAATTGCGGCGGTGGGTAGCTCAAGAGCTTGTCTCTGGTGTTCTCAAAATTTATGACACCATTTCCACTGAGTCGTATGGTGGTCGGTGTACCACAAGATCTCAGTAAACGTACTTACTATGGTCGCCCGCAAGAGCAAGACTACCTGCTCGACTTCAACTTAGATGCGAAGACATTACAGCGTCATATCCGGGCAGGATATCGTCATCCTGGAGCGCACTTCTTCCTCCCCGATGGTACCAAGGTGGTTGTTTTGTCTGCAATAGTGCCCCATGGCGTAGATATAGGCGTCCCTAATTTGCCTGGATGTATTGTTCAAACCGCGTCAGGCATTTTCATTGCGACGGCTGATGAGTGGCTGCAATTACTCACAGTTGAAGTGAATGGTGTCGAGAGTCCCGCCGTGCCTAATACTATACCCGAGATTTTCAGACTGGCCCGTCAGATGACTATCAGAGATGAAATAGCGTCCAATACACAAGACCAAATGGCTTGTGTTACCGATTTCTAGCGAGAGAGATGATGATGAGTACGACTGTGGAGAACCAACCATTGCAGGTTGTAGAAGATGTAAGGCACACCTATTTGTCGGCTGGGAGTGGCCCCAAGGTTTGGATGAGTGGCGATGAGTATCACATTTTGCTCGATGCAAAGAGCAGTGGAGGCATGATGACACTGCTGGATGCTCTAGTGCCGCTGACAAGCGGCCCTCCCATACATACCCATAAGGATGTTGATGAGCTGTTTTTCGTACTAGATGGTGAATTGGAAATTATGGCCGATGGTGTGTTGCATCAAGTCACGGCGGGGGGCGCGTATTTGTCAAACGGGGCATCCCACACGCTTTCATCAACCGTACCCGCGACCCTGTGCGCATGTTGATCATCGGCGCTACCTTTGCTGCATTCACTTACTTCACACCCATTCTTAAAGATATTACGGGTTACAGTGATCGGGCAGTAGCGAGTTTATTGTTTATCTATGGGGCCGCTACTGTGATCGGCAATGACAGGTTTGACGAAAGGACTGGCGCGTGATCTTGGCGGAAAGGGTGTCACGGTGAACCAGATTTCTCCAGGCCCTATTGATACGGACATGAACCCTGTCAATGGTTCTAATGCTGATTTCTGGCGCAGACTTACTGTCCCTGGCTGGTATGGCTCAACAACTGATATTGCAGCCGTCGTGAGCTTTTTGGCAAGTAAGGAGGCTGATTTTGTCACTGGTGCGGATATTGCGGTGGATGGTGGAACAAATATTTGATTTCTGGATTGGAATCATAGTACCACCTGTTCATTTTAGGCGGCTATGGGCGTGTAATAGCTTATATACCCTATGGATTTCAAGATGGATCGCGACGGCAAGGGAGCGAACCCCCGGGAGCATAGATAACGATGTGACCGGGGTGAGTGAGTGCAGCCAACAAAGAGGCAACTTGAAAGATAACGGGTATAGCCGTCTTCAATACACTTATGTTTGAGTTGAGCGCCAATCTTTGAATGTTCTTTTTAAATAACCCAGAATAAATAGGTCATTATTTTGTAATCTTTCATTTTATGAGTTGGTCACTTTTTACTATTGCTATCAATTTCCTTTTCCCGTAATCTCATTATTTATAGCTGAATCGTTTCATTTTGTTATCTGACGCGGTTTTCTGCGCGCAGTTTTGGCAATTTTGTGATAAGCAGTCAGTACATCAGTGATTGAGTCGGTTATTCTAAGCGGTTGCGTGGTAATAACTATATTCAGGGAGTAACATGACAATTAAGGTGGCAATAAACGGTTTCGGCAGAATAGGGCGTAGTATTTTACGTGCTCTTTATGAGTCTGGGCGTCGGGCTGAAATTGCGGTTATTGCTGTTAATGAGCTGGCAGATGCCGAAGGAATTGCTCACTTGCTGAAATATGACTCTAGTCACGGCCGTTTTGCTTGGGATGTGCGTCTGAATAATGATGTGTTGCAGGTTGGTGATGATAATATTCGTTTGTTTCATCAATCTGATATATCGATGCTGCCTTGGCAAGAACTGGGGATTGATATTGTTCTTGATTGCAGTGGGATTTATGGCAGCAGAGCCGATGGTGAGGCACATCTTGCCAGTGGTGCCAAAAAAGTGCTGTTTGCTCATCCGGGGGGGAATGATTTAGATGCGACTGTGGTTTATGGTGTGAATCAGCATTTACTGACAGCAGAGGATCGCATTGTGTCCAATGCTTCCTGTACTACTAATTGCATTATTCCCATCATTAAATTATTGGATGATCAATTTGAGATTGAATCGGGTACAGTGACAACCATTCATGCTTCAATGAATGACCAACCGGTGATTGATGCTTATCACAAAGATTTACGGCGTACTCGGGCTGCTAGTCAGTCTATCATTCCGGTGGATACTAAGCTGGCCGCAGGGATAACCCGGATTTTTCCAAAGTTCTGTGACCGTTTTGAAGCTATCTCCGTGCGTGTACCAACGATTAACGTTACAGCTATCGATTTAAGTGTTACGGTAAAATCTTCAGTAACTGTTAATAAAATCAACGAATTAATGCAAAAATCAGCAGCTACTTCATTTCGTGGTATAGTTGACTATACCGAATTGCCGTTAGTTTCAACGGATTTTAACCACGATCCCCACAGCGCGATTGTTGATGGCACACAAACGCGAGTCAGTGGGCAACATCTGATTAAGACATTAGTCTGGTGTGATAATGAGTGGGGATTTGCTAACCGAATGTTGGATACAACGTTAGCAATGGCTGCTATGGGTTTCAAATGATTTGTTGTTGATCGACGGTCCATATATAGATCCGCACACGGCGCAAGATTAAATAATTTAGAGAATCAATGAGAGGATTCACCATGTCTGTAATTAAGATGACCGATTTAGATCTGGCGGGTAAGCGTATTTTGATCCGCGCTGACCTGAACGTTCCGGTAAAAGATGGCAAAGTCACCTCTGATGCGCGTATCCGTGCTTCCTTACCGACCATTGAGGCAGCATTAAAACAGGGCGCTAAAGTGATGATCACTTCTCACCTTGGCCGCCCTACTGAAGGCGAATACAGTGAAGAATTCTCGCTGAAACCAGTAGTAGACTATCTAGAAGAGAAATTATCTTCCCCCGTTCGACTGGAAAAAGAGTATCTGGAAGGCGTGGATGTCGCGGAAGGTGAACTGGTTGTGCTGGAGAATGTTCGCTTTAATAAAGGTGAGAAGAAAGACGACGAAACCTTAGCCAAAAAATATGCTTCCCTGTGTGATATTTATGTCATGGATGCATTCGGTACTGCTCATCGTGCACAAGCTTCTACTCACGGTGTGGCTAAGTTTGCTCCAGTGGCCTGTGCCGGTCCTTTGTTGTCCGCAGAGTTAGAGGCATTGGGTAAAGCGTTAGATAATCCAGCCCGTCCAATGGTGGCTATCGTTGGGGGCTCTAAAGTTTCAACCAAGCTGACCGTTCTGGATACGCTGTCTAAAATTGCTGACCAATTGATTGTCGGTGGTGGTATCGCGAATACCTTTGTTGCTGCGGAAGGCCATAATGTCGGTCGTTCTCTCTATGAAGACGACTTGCTCCCGGAAGCGAAGAAATTGCTGATAAGCTGTGATATTCCGGTGCCAACCGATGTTCGTGTGGCAACAGAATTCTCTGAAACAGCCGAAGCAATCTTGAAATCTACCCACGATATTAAAGATGATGAGCAGATCCTCGATCTGGGGGATGAATCTGCTCAACGGCTGGCGGATATTCTGAAAAACGCCAAAACGATTCTATGGAATGGCCCGGTTGGTGTATTTGAATTCCCTAATTTCCGTCAAGGAACTGAAATTGTCGCGCGCGCCATTGCTGATAGTGATGCCTTCTCTATCGCCGGTGGCGGCGATACGCTGGCAGCGATCGACTTGTTCGGTATTGCTGACAAAATTTCTTATATCTCTACGGGTGGTGGTGCTTTCCTTGAGTTCGTGGAAGGGAAAAAACTGCCTGCGGTTGTGATGTTGGAAGAACGTGCAAAACAGTAATTAAGTCATGACGGGTAGCGGCTGATTGGCTGCCTGCCCGCTCTAAACAGGACCCACGTAACATGTCTAAAATTTTTGATTTCGTAAAACCGGGTGTCATCACTGGTGATGATGTTCAAAAAGTGTTCGCTATAGCCAAAGAAAACAGCTTTGCTTTACCGGCGGTCAACTGTGTAGGTACTGATTCAATCAATGCCGTGTTGGAAGCCGCTGCCAAAGTTCGTTCTCCCGTTATCATTCAGTTCTCTAACGGCGGTGCTGCTTTTATTGCCGGTAAAGGTTTGAAAGCTGAAGGTCAACAAACGGCTATTCTGGGTTCAATTTCTGGTGCTCACCATGTTCATCAGATGGCTGAACATTATGGTGTTCCTGTGATCCTGCATACTGACCACTGCGCACGTAAATTGCTGCCGTGGATTGATGGCCTGTTAGATGCAGGTGAAAAGCATTACGCAGCGACGGGTAAACCCCTATTCTCTTCTCACATGATTGATCTGTCAGAAGAGTCTCTGGAAGAGAATATTGAGATTTGCAGCCAATATCTGGCTCGTATGGCAAAAATCGATATGACGCTGGAAATCGAGTTGGGTTGTACTGGTGGGGAAGAAGATGGGGTTGATAACAGCCATATGGATAGCTCTGCTCTGTACACTCAACCGGAAGATGTTGCTTATGCTTATGAGAAACTGAACGCTATCAGCCCACGTTTCACTATTGCGGCTTCTTTCGGTAACGTTCATGGTGTTTATAAGCCGGGTAACGTTAAACTGACGCCAAAAATTTTGCGTAACTCTCAAGACTATGTTTCTGAGAAATTCAATCTGCCACATAACAGCCT is from Photorhabdus laumondii subsp. laumondii and encodes:
- the fbaA gene encoding class II fructose-bisphosphate aldolase, with the protein product MSKIFDFVKPGVITGDDVQKVFAIAKENSFALPAVNCVGTDSINAVLEAAAKVRSPVIIQFSNGGAAFIAGKGLKAEGQQTAILGSISGAHHVHQMAEHYGVPVILHTDHCARKLLPWIDGLLDAGEKHYAATGKPLFSSHMIDLSEESLEENIEICSQYLARMAKIDMTLEIELGCTGGEEDGVDNSHMDSSALYTQPEDVAYAYEKLNAISPRFTIAASFGNVHGVYKPGNVKLTPKILRNSQDYVSEKFNLPHNSLDFVFHGGSGSTAEEIKEAVSYGVVKMNIDTDTQWATWEGILNYYQKNEGYLQGQLGNPEGADKPNKKFYDPRVWLRAGQVSMAARLEQAFKELNAIDVL
- the pgk gene encoding phosphoglycerate kinase; the encoded protein is MSVIKMTDLDLAGKRILIRADLNVPVKDGKVTSDARIRASLPTIEAALKQGAKVMITSHLGRPTEGEYSEEFSLKPVVDYLEEKLSSPVRLEKEYLEGVDVAEGELVVLENVRFNKGEKKDDETLAKKYASLCDIYVMDAFGTAHRAQASTHGVAKFAPVACAGPLLSAELEALGKALDNPARPMVAIVGGSKVSTKLTVLDTLSKIADQLIVGGGIANTFVAAEGHNVGRSLYEDDLLPEAKKLLISCDIPVPTDVRVATEFSETAEAILKSTHDIKDDEQILDLGDESAQRLADILKNAKTILWNGPVGVFEFPNFRQGTEIVARAIADSDAFSIAGGGDTLAAIDLFGIADKISYISTGGGAFLEFVEGKKLPAVVMLEERAKQ
- a CDS encoding FAD-binding oxidoreductase, whose product is MTASSVCWRNVSQFRQRDIRAVIRPGTIEEVQEIVRIFNRFKTHAGLHAISTGRNWGLGSAQPATDGVVTIDLQRLNVLREIDCSSGWAVIESGLTQIELARFLVGTDRMLNVTASSGHTSVVGNALDRGVGLRRQRIDDLAGLEVVLPDGEVVKVGWWPDESRKTAVNPYGLGPALLHLFTQSNLGIVTAAVIKLLPRPERQCILRLTFPRENLQAAIAELRRWVAQELVSGVLKIYDTISTESYGGRCTTRSQ
- a CDS encoding cupin domain-containing protein yields the protein MSTTVENQPLQVVEDVRHTYLSAGSGPKVWMSGDEYHILLDAKSSGGMMTLLDALVPLTSGPPIHTHKDVDELFFVLDGELEIMADGVLHQVTAGGAYLSNGASHTLSSTVPATLCAC
- a CDS encoding SDR family oxidoreductase gives rise to the protein MTGLTKGLARDLGGKGVTVNQISPGPIDTDMNPVNGSNADFWRRLTVPGWYGSTTDIAAVVSFLASKEADFVTGADIAVDGGTNI
- the epd gene encoding erythrose-4-phosphate dehydrogenase, which gives rise to MTIKVAINGFGRIGRSILRALYESGRRAEIAVIAVNELADAEGIAHLLKYDSSHGRFAWDVRLNNDVLQVGDDNIRLFHQSDISMLPWQELGIDIVLDCSGIYGSRADGEAHLASGAKKVLFAHPGGNDLDATVVYGVNQHLLTAEDRIVSNASCTTNCIIPIIKLLDDQFEIESGTVTTIHASMNDQPVIDAYHKDLRRTRAASQSIIPVDTKLAAGITRIFPKFCDRFEAISVRVPTINVTAIDLSVTVKSSVTVNKINELMQKSAATSFRGIVDYTELPLVSTDFNHDPHSAIVDGTQTRVSGQHLIKTLVWCDNEWGFANRMLDTTLAMAAMGFK